CCTGATATTTTCTATAACCAATTAAAGGCACTGAATCGGGAATACTCTTTGCCCAAATAAGTGTATTAGGTTTGATATTCGTGGGAACACAGATTGCCCATAACGGCGGAGCATTACTTAAGATATTAGTGCCCGTGGTAGTGGTAAAAAGCGTGCTGACAAGTCCTTCGTCAGTTAAATCAAAAAAATATTCTTTGCGGACAATATTAATTTTATCAAATTCAAACGGCGAGATTTCATTTAAGAATGTCTTGGGCTTAAAGTTTTCACCAGTTAGAAGCAAAATGCCTTTTCCCTGCTTATGCCAATTTTGTAAATAGTTCTTGAGTGTATTATCCAGTTGCAGTTCGGAAACATTATCCAGAATTAAAACATCAGCCTTGGTAAAGACTTGGTCAAGCGGTTGGTCAGTTAACGATTTGACCGCGCTACCTGTAAAACTGATAATCGGCAGGACCGTAAAATTCTTATCTGCTTTTAATGCTGAAAGAATAAACCGGGTATTAAATGAAGGACTATTAGTAAAATAGATTATTTGGAGACGACCCTTGAGAACTTCAATGGTAAAATTTCTGCGATTGTTCTGATAGTCTGCTTCATCCGACAAACTGTCAATGCGCAAAGTATAATTTATCCGACCAGCAGATTCAGCAATAATTCGAAAATTAACTTCCTGAATAATATTAGATTGCGCAAAAGAAATTGGTTGAGATGCTATTAGTTGTTTCCGTGCCCATAGACTGACTTTTACCGACTGATTATTAAAACCTTGATTTTTAATGCGGGCAGAAATATCAATCGTATCATCTTGATAACACCTTATCGGATGTCGGACTTGTTCAATAGCAATATCATTTTTGGCTTTAGGACCAAGACCAATGGGATAGATGGGTGCAATCGAACTTTTAGCCAGAGCAACTGGGTCTGGACCATAATTATGTTGGCCATCAGAAATCAAAACAATTGCTCCAGGTAGATGCTTTTGCGCAAAACTGAGCGCCTGACTGATATTAGTTCTTAAGCCCGTGGGATTTTGATAATTAAACATCTCGCCAACCGAATCAGCAAAAGAAAAAACCCGAAACCGCTTATTAGTCTGTTTAATCTTACTTATTAACGGCTCAACCATCTCTTGATTGGTTGCAGACGCCATACTTTTTGAAGCAT
The sequence above is drawn from the candidate division WOR-3 bacterium genome and encodes:
- a CDS encoding VWA domain-containing protein, with the translated sequence GLIIFLDLRERSTTGYKLPLFFRILVLIFLILILIGAVFRFNFTRSAKIPILVLIDASKSMASATNQEMVEPLISKIKQTNKRFRVFSFADSVGEMFNYQNPTGLRTNISQALSFAQKHLPGAIVLISDGQHNYGPDPVALAKSSIAPIYPIGLGPKAKNDIAIEQVRHPIRCYQDDTIDISARIKNQGFNNQSVKVSLWARKQLIASQPISFAQSNIIQEVNFRIIAESAGRINYTLRIDSLSDEADYQNNRRNFTIEVLKGRLQIIYFTNSPSFNTRFILSALKADKNFTVLPIISFTGSAVKSLTDQPLDQVFTKADVLILDNVSELQLDNTLKNYLQNWHKQGKGILLLTGENFKPKTFLNEISPFEFDKINIVRKEYFFDLTDEGLVSTLFTTTTGTNILSNAPPLWAICVPTNIKPNTLIWAKSIPDSVPLIGYRKYQDSKVMVITGYPIWRLGFSAIETERSASQFQILLINLMRFLAIKEMENFRLLTNKANYLAGEEIIFNLLATTPNGKPWTNLDIKIPVPNSKISLPLFEIYPGNYQGSIPTLSPGTYEFTAQINQDEKNIGSAKVIVNIMEQSIEDITGLNSDLLQRIAEASNGRYYTYDEFLQETFVPQMAKYQKRWSLAFSYNPYIFIIVVALFSVSLFLRKKRGLL